The proteins below come from a single Cervus canadensis isolate Bull #8, Minnesota chromosome 2, ASM1932006v1, whole genome shotgun sequence genomic window:
- the TCHH gene encoding trichohyalin isoform X2: protein MSPLLRSIFNITKIFNQYASHDCDGTTLSKKDLKNLLEREFGDILRRPHDPETVDLVLELQDRDRDGLIDFHEFLAIVFKVAAACYYALGQASGLNEKEAKCEGKGNPLQDRRREDQRRFEPQDRQLEERRLKRQELEELAEEEELREKQERLEQRLQRREQEECGEEELQQRPKGREPEELLNREQRLERQEQRERQRLQVEQPQWQRGELRERQEEEQLQRRETQELKRERLEEELQLQRQRRGREERLLELERREQELRRKEQQLRREQEEATQEEISERGESRTSRCQWRLESEADARQCKVYSRPRRQEQQRRRQEQELLERQQEQQAREEVQSLQEDQERQRRKEEQHYDQNWRWQLEEESQRRRYTLYAKPAQREQVSEEGQLRLEEEQLQREKRRQERERQYREVELQREEERQQREEEQLQRQEREKRRQESEKQYLEKVELQREEQLQREEREKRRQEREKQYLEKVELQREEQLQREEREKRRQEREKQYLEKVELQREEQLQREEREKRRQESEKQYLEKVELQREEQFQKEEREKRRQEREKQYLEKVELRKEEQLQREEPLQREEREKRRQERERQYLEKEELQRQEERLQREEREKRLQGRERQYLEKVQLQREEEQLQREKRRQERERQYREEELLREEERLQREEQQLQREECEKRRRQELERQLEKEELQRLDRKRQLLDEDLLQNEGRDNRVYFKHRENKEKSRQLDDSWVRESQFQQDRRPLQEEQEEKREREQERSRQKRDRQFPAEQLLERKQQKETERRDTKFREEEQLLKGEREEKIRYPEEDRKFREEEQQLRRLEQDSKFREEQQLSRQERDRKFREEEQLLQEREEQLRRQERDRKFREEEQQLRRLEQDSKFREEQQLSRQERDRKFREEEQLLQEREEQLRRQERDRKFREEEQQLRRLEREQQLRQERNRKFREEQLLREREEQLLLQEREPQLRQERDRKFHEEEQLLQEREEQLRRQERDRKFREEEQLLKEREEQLRRQERDRKFREEEQLLQEREEQLRRQERDRKFREEEQLLREREEQLRRQERDRKFREEEQLLQEREEQLRRQERDRKFREEEQLLREREEQLRRQERDRKFHEEEQLLRQREELQRRQDREPQLRQERDRKFREEEQLLKEREEQLRRQERDRKFREEEDLLREREEQLRRQERDRKFREEEQLLREREEQQLRRQELEGVFSQEEQLRRAEQEEEQRRQRQRDRKFLEEEQSLQRQREEEKRRAQEQDRKFLEQEEQLHREEQEELRRRQQLDQQYRAEEQFAKEEKRRRQEQELRQEEQRRRQERERKFREEEQLRRQQQEEQRRRQERDVQQSRRQVWEEDKGRRQVLEAGKRQFASAPVRSSPLYEYIQEQRSQYRP, encoded by the exons atgtctccacTTCTGAGAAGCATCTTTAATATCACTAAAATTTTCAATCAATATGCCTCACATGATTGTGATGGGACAACACTAAGCAAGAAAGACCTGAAGAATCTGCTTGAGAGGGAATTTGGAGATATCCTTCGG agaCCACACGACCCAGAAACGGTAGACCTGGTCCTGGAACTTCAGGATCGCGACCGTGACGGGCTAATCGATTTCCATGAATTCCTCGCGATCGTTTTCAAAGTGGCTGCAGCTTGTTATTACGCTCTCGGCCAGGCCTCGGGGCTAAATGAGAAGGAAGCCAAGTGTGAGGGAAAAGGAAACCCGTTACAAGATCGCAGGAGGGAAGACCAAAGGAGATTCGAGCCCCAGGACAGACAACTAGAAGAACGCAGGCTGAAGAGGCAGGAACTGGAGGAGCTCGCTGAGGAAGAGGAGCTGAGGGAGAAGCAAGAAAGACTTGAGCAGAGGCTGCAAAGGCGAGAACAAGAAGAGTGTGGTGAGGAAGAGCTGCAGCAAAGGCCCAAGGGTCGGGAGCCGGAGGAGCTTCTGAACCGAGAGCAAAGGCTCGAGAGGCAGGAGCAACGGGAGCGACAGCGCCTTCAGGTGGAACAGCCACAGTGGCAAAGAGGAGAGCTGCGCGAGCGCCAGGAAGAAGAGCAGCTCCAAAGGCGGGAGACTCAGGAGCTCAAGAGGGAGCGTCTGGAGGAAGAGCTGCAGCTGCAAAGGCAGAGGCGCGGGCGCGAGGAGAGGCTCTTGGAGCTGGAGAGGCGGGAGCAGGAGCTGCGGCGCAAGGAGCAGCAGCTAAGGCGCGAGCAGGAGGAGGCGACGCAGGAAGAGATCAGTGAGCGGGGCGAGAGCCGCACCTCGAGGTGTCAGTGGCGGCTAGAAAGTGAGGCCGACGCCCGTCAGTGCAAAGTCTACTCCAGGCCCCGCAGGCAAGAGCAGCAGAGGCGCCGCCAGGAGCAGGAGCTGCTCGAGAGGCAGCAGGAGCAGCAAGCCCGCGAGGAGGTGCAGAGCCTTCAAGAAGACCAGGAAAGGCAACGACGCAAGGAAGAGCAGCACTACGACCAAAACTGGAGGTGGCAACTAGAGGAGGAAAGCCAGAGACGCCGCTACACACTGTACGCCAAGCCAGCTCAACGGGAGCAGGTGAGCGAGGAAGGGCAGCTGCGGCTTGAAGAGGAGCAGCTGCAGCGGGAGAAGAGGCGCCAGGAGCGAGAAAGGCAGTATCGGGAAGTGGAGCTGCAGCGGGAGGAAGAGCGACAACAGCGCGAGGAGGAGCAGCTGCAGAGACAGGAACGCGAGAAGAGGCGCCAGGAGAGCGAGAAGCAATATCTAGAGAAGGTGGAGCTGCAGAGAGAAGAGCAGCTTCAGAGAGAGGAACGGGAGAAGAGGCGCCAGGAGCGCGAGAAGCAATATCTAGAGAAAGTGGAGCTGCAGAGAGAGGAGCAGCTTCAGAGAGAGGAACGGGAAAAGAGGCGCCAGGAGCGCGAGAAACAATATCTAGAGAAAGTGGAGCTGCAGAGAGAGGAGCAGCTTCAGAGAGAGGAACGGGAGAAGAGGCGCCAGGAGAGCGAGAAGCAATATCTAGAGAAAGTGGAGCTGCAGAGAGAGGAGCAGTTTCAGAAAGAGGAACGCGAGAAGAGGCGCCAGGAGCGCGAGAAGCAATATCTAGAGAAAGTGGAGCTGCGGAAGGAGGAGCAGCTGCAGAGAGAGGAGCCGCTGCAGAGGGAGGAACGCGAGAAGAGGCGCCAGGAGCGCGAGAGGCAGTATCTCGAGAAGGAGGAGCTGCAGCGGCAGGAAGAGCGACTGCAGAGAGAGGAACGCGAGAAGAGGCTTCAGGGGCGCGAGCGACAGTATCTAGAGAAGGTGCAGCTGCAGAGGGAAGAGGAGCAgctgcagagagagaagaggCGCCAAGAGAGGGAAAGACAATACCGGGAAGAGGAGCTGCTGCGGGAGGAGGAGCGACTGCAGAgagaggagcagcagctgcagagaGAGGAATGTGAGAAGAGGAGGCGCCAGGAGCTCGAGAGACAGCTAGAGAAGGAGGAGCTGCAGCGCCTGGACAGGAAGAGGCAATTGCTGGATGAGGATCTGCTCCAAAATGAAGGTCGTGATAACAGGGTTTACTTCAAACACCgagagaacaaagaaaagagCCGGCAACTGGATGATTCCTGGGTGCGGGAGAGTCAATTCCAGCAGGATCGGCGGCCCCTGCAGGAagaacaagaagagaaaagagaacgcGAGCAAGAGAGGAGCCGGCAAAAGCGTGACAGGCAATTCCCAGCTGAACAACTGCTGGAGCGAAAGCAGCAAAAGGAAACCGAAAGGCGAGATACGAAATTCCGAGAGGAAGAGCAGCTGCtgaaaggggaaagagaggagaaaatacGCTATCCGGAAGAAGACAGAAAGTTCCGCGAAGAGGAACAGCAGCTGCGCCGCCTGGAACAAG ATAGTAAATTCCGCGAAGAACAAcaactgagccgccaggaaagagacagaaaattccGTGAGGAAGAGCAGCTCCTGCAAGAAAGGGAAGAACAGCTGCGCCGCCAGGAACGCGACAGAAAGTTCCGCGAAGAGGAACAGCAGCTGCGCCGCCTGGAACAAGATAGTAAATTCCGCGAAGAACAAcaactgagccgccaggaaagagacagaaaattccGTGAGGAAGAGCAGCTCCTGCAAGAAAGGGAAGAACAGCTGCGCCGCCAGGAACGCGACAGAAAGTTCCGCGAAGAGGAACAGCAGCTGCGCCGCCTGGAACGCGAGCAACAGCTACGCCAGGAACGAAATAGAAAATTCCGCGAAGAACAGCTCCTGCGAGAAAGGGAAGAACAGCTGCTCCTCCAGGAGCGGGAGCCGCAGCTTCGCCAGGAGCGCGACAGAAAGTTCCACGAGGAGGAACAGCTCCTGCAGGAAAGGGAAGAACAGCTGCGCCGCCAG GAACGCGACAGAAAGTTCCGTGAGGAGGAACAGCTtctgaaagaaagggaagaacagcTGCGCCGCCAGGAGCGCGACAGAAAGTTCCGTGAGGAGGAACAGCTCCTGCAGGAAAGGGAAGAACAGCTGCGCCGCCAGGAACGCGACAGAAAGTTCCGTGAGGAGGAACAGCTtctgagagaaagggaagaacagCTGCGCCGCCAGGAACGCGACAGAAAGTTCCGTGAGGAGGAACAGCTCCTGCAGGAAAGGGAAGAACAGCTGCGCCGCCAGGAACGCGACAGAAAGTTCCGTGAGGAGGAACAGCTcctgagagaaagggaagaacagCTGCGCCGCCAGGAACGCGACAGAAAGTTCCATGAGGAGGAACAGCTCCTGCGGCAAAGAGAAGAACTGCAGCGCCGCCAGGACCGCGAGCCACAGCTTCGCCAGGAACGCGACAGAAAGTTCCGTGAGGAGGAACAGCTtctgaaagaaagggaagaacagcTGCGCCGCCAGGAGCGCGACAGGAAGTTCCGTGAGGAAGAAGACCTCCTGCGAGAAAGGGAGGAACAGCTGCGCCGCCAGGAGCGCGACAGAAAGTTCCGAGAAGAGGAACAGCTCCTCCGGGAAAGGGAAGAACAGCAGCTGCGCCGTCAGGAACTCGAGGGGGTCTTCTCCCAGGAGGAACAACTGAGGCGCGCCGAGCAAGAGGAAGAACAGAGACgtcagaggcagagagacaggaagTTCCTTGAGGAAGAGCAGAGCCTCCAGCGCCAGCGAGAGGAAGAAAAGCGCCGCGCCCAGGAGCAGGACAGGAAGTTCCTCGAGCAAGAAGAGCAGCTGCACCGCGAGGAGCAGGAAGAGCTGAGGCGCCGGCAGCAGCTAGACCAGCAGTACCGGGCAGAGGAGCAGTTTGCTAAGGAGGAGAAGAGGCGTCGTCAGGAACAAGAATTGAGGCAAGAAGAGCAGAGACGCCGCCAGGAGCGGGAGAGGAAATTCCGGGAAGAAGAACAGCTCCGCCGCCAGCAGCAGGAGGAGCAGAGGCGTCGCCAAGAGCGCGACGTGCAGCAGAGCCGCCGCCAAGTGTGGGAGGAAGACAAGGGCCGCCGGCAGGTCCTGGAGGCTGGCAAGCGGCAGTTTGCCAGTGCCCCGGTGCGCTCCAGCCCGCTCTACGAATACATCCAAGAGCAGAGATCTCAGTACCGCCCTTAA
- the TCHH gene encoding trichohyalin isoform X5 translates to MSPLLRSIFNITKIFNQYASHDCDGTTLSKKDLKNLLEREFGDILRRPHDPETVDLVLELQDRDRDGLIDFHEFLAIVFKVAAACYYALGQASGLNEKEAKCEGKGNPLQDRRREDQRRFEPQDRQLEERRLKRQELEELAEEEELREKQERLEQRLQRREQEECGEEELQQRPKGREPEELLNREQRLERQEQRERQRLQVEQPQWQRGELRERQEEEQLQRRETQELKRERLEEELQLQRQRRGREERLLELERREQELRRKEQQLRREQEEATQEEISERGESRTSRCQWRLESEADARQCKVYSRPRRQEQQRRRQEQELLERQQEQQAREEVQSLQEDQERQRRKEEQHYDQNWRWQLEEESQRRRYTLYAKPAQREQVSEEGQLRLEEEQLQREKRRQERERQYREVELQREEERQQREEEQLQRQEREKRRQESEKQYLEKVELQREEQLQREEREKRRQEREKQYLEKVELQREEQLQREEREKRRQEREKQYLEKVELQREEQLQREEREKRRQESEKQYLEKVELQREEQFQKEEREKRRQEREKQYLEKVELRKEEQLQREEPLQREEREKRRQERERQYLEKEELQRQEERLQREEREKRLQGRERQYLEKVQLQREEEQLQREKRRQERERQYREEELLREEERLQREEQQLQREECEKRRRQELERQLEKEELQRLDRKRQLLDEDLLQNEGRDNRVYFKHRENKEKSRQLDDSWVRESQFQQDRRPLQEEQEEKREREQERSRQKRDRQFPAEQLLERKQQKETERRDTKFREEEQLLKGEREEKIRYPEEDRKFREEEQQLRRLEQDSKFREEQQLSRQERDRKFREEEQLLQEREEQLRRQERDRKFREEEQLLKEREEQLRRQERDRKFREEEQLLQEREEQLRRQERDRKFREEEQLLREREEQLRRQERDRKFREEEQLLQEREEQLRRQERDRKFREEEQLLREREEQLRRQERDRKFHEEEQLLRQREELQRRQDREPQLRQERDRKFREEEQLLKEREEQLRRQERDRKFREEEDLLREREEQLRRQERDRKFREEEQLLREREEQQLRRQELEGVFSQEEQLRRAEQEEEQRRQRQRDRKFLEEEQSLQRQREEEKRRAQEQDRKFLEQEEQLHREEQEELRRRQQLDQQYRAEEQFAKEEKRRRQEQELRQEEQRRRQERERKFREEEQLRRQQQEEQRRRQERDVQQSRRQVWEEDKGRRQVLEAGKRQFASAPVRSSPLYEYIQEQRSQYRP, encoded by the exons atgtctccacTTCTGAGAAGCATCTTTAATATCACTAAAATTTTCAATCAATATGCCTCACATGATTGTGATGGGACAACACTAAGCAAGAAAGACCTGAAGAATCTGCTTGAGAGGGAATTTGGAGATATCCTTCGG agaCCACACGACCCAGAAACGGTAGACCTGGTCCTGGAACTTCAGGATCGCGACCGTGACGGGCTAATCGATTTCCATGAATTCCTCGCGATCGTTTTCAAAGTGGCTGCAGCTTGTTATTACGCTCTCGGCCAGGCCTCGGGGCTAAATGAGAAGGAAGCCAAGTGTGAGGGAAAAGGAAACCCGTTACAAGATCGCAGGAGGGAAGACCAAAGGAGATTCGAGCCCCAGGACAGACAACTAGAAGAACGCAGGCTGAAGAGGCAGGAACTGGAGGAGCTCGCTGAGGAAGAGGAGCTGAGGGAGAAGCAAGAAAGACTTGAGCAGAGGCTGCAAAGGCGAGAACAAGAAGAGTGTGGTGAGGAAGAGCTGCAGCAAAGGCCCAAGGGTCGGGAGCCGGAGGAGCTTCTGAACCGAGAGCAAAGGCTCGAGAGGCAGGAGCAACGGGAGCGACAGCGCCTTCAGGTGGAACAGCCACAGTGGCAAAGAGGAGAGCTGCGCGAGCGCCAGGAAGAAGAGCAGCTCCAAAGGCGGGAGACTCAGGAGCTCAAGAGGGAGCGTCTGGAGGAAGAGCTGCAGCTGCAAAGGCAGAGGCGCGGGCGCGAGGAGAGGCTCTTGGAGCTGGAGAGGCGGGAGCAGGAGCTGCGGCGCAAGGAGCAGCAGCTAAGGCGCGAGCAGGAGGAGGCGACGCAGGAAGAGATCAGTGAGCGGGGCGAGAGCCGCACCTCGAGGTGTCAGTGGCGGCTAGAAAGTGAGGCCGACGCCCGTCAGTGCAAAGTCTACTCCAGGCCCCGCAGGCAAGAGCAGCAGAGGCGCCGCCAGGAGCAGGAGCTGCTCGAGAGGCAGCAGGAGCAGCAAGCCCGCGAGGAGGTGCAGAGCCTTCAAGAAGACCAGGAAAGGCAACGACGCAAGGAAGAGCAGCACTACGACCAAAACTGGAGGTGGCAACTAGAGGAGGAAAGCCAGAGACGCCGCTACACACTGTACGCCAAGCCAGCTCAACGGGAGCAGGTGAGCGAGGAAGGGCAGCTGCGGCTTGAAGAGGAGCAGCTGCAGCGGGAGAAGAGGCGCCAGGAGCGAGAAAGGCAGTATCGGGAAGTGGAGCTGCAGCGGGAGGAAGAGCGACAACAGCGCGAGGAGGAGCAGCTGCAGAGACAGGAACGCGAGAAGAGGCGCCAGGAGAGCGAGAAGCAATATCTAGAGAAGGTGGAGCTGCAGAGAGAAGAGCAGCTTCAGAGAGAGGAACGGGAGAAGAGGCGCCAGGAGCGCGAGAAGCAATATCTAGAGAAAGTGGAGCTGCAGAGAGAGGAGCAGCTTCAGAGAGAGGAACGGGAAAAGAGGCGCCAGGAGCGCGAGAAACAATATCTAGAGAAAGTGGAGCTGCAGAGAGAGGAGCAGCTTCAGAGAGAGGAACGGGAGAAGAGGCGCCAGGAGAGCGAGAAGCAATATCTAGAGAAAGTGGAGCTGCAGAGAGAGGAGCAGTTTCAGAAAGAGGAACGCGAGAAGAGGCGCCAGGAGCGCGAGAAGCAATATCTAGAGAAAGTGGAGCTGCGGAAGGAGGAGCAGCTGCAGAGAGAGGAGCCGCTGCAGAGGGAGGAACGCGAGAAGAGGCGCCAGGAGCGCGAGAGGCAGTATCTCGAGAAGGAGGAGCTGCAGCGGCAGGAAGAGCGACTGCAGAGAGAGGAACGCGAGAAGAGGCTTCAGGGGCGCGAGCGACAGTATCTAGAGAAGGTGCAGCTGCAGAGGGAAGAGGAGCAgctgcagagagagaagaggCGCCAAGAGAGGGAAAGACAATACCGGGAAGAGGAGCTGCTGCGGGAGGAGGAGCGACTGCAGAgagaggagcagcagctgcagagaGAGGAATGTGAGAAGAGGAGGCGCCAGGAGCTCGAGAGACAGCTAGAGAAGGAGGAGCTGCAGCGCCTGGACAGGAAGAGGCAATTGCTGGATGAGGATCTGCTCCAAAATGAAGGTCGTGATAACAGGGTTTACTTCAAACACCgagagaacaaagaaaagagCCGGCAACTGGATGATTCCTGGGTGCGGGAGAGTCAATTCCAGCAGGATCGGCGGCCCCTGCAGGAagaacaagaagagaaaagagaacgcGAGCAAGAGAGGAGCCGGCAAAAGCGTGACAGGCAATTCCCAGCTGAACAACTGCTGGAGCGAAAGCAGCAAAAGGAAACCGAAAGGCGAGATACGAAATTCCGAGAGGAAGAGCAGCTGCtgaaaggggaaagagaggagaaaatacGCTATCCGGAAGAAGACAGAAAGTTCCGCGAAGAGGAACAGCAGCTGCGCCGCCTGGAACAAGATAGTAAATTCCGCGAAGAACAAcaactgagccgccaggaaagagacagaaaattccGTGAGGAAGAGCAGCTCCTGCAAGAAAGGGAAGAACAGCTGCGCCGCCAG GAACGCGACAGAAAGTTCCGTGAGGAGGAACAGCTtctgaaagaaagggaagaacagcTGCGCCGCCAGGAGCGCGACAGAAAGTTCCGTGAGGAGGAACAGCTCCTGCAGGAAAGGGAAGAACAGCTGCGCCGCCAGGAACGCGACAGAAAGTTCCGTGAGGAGGAACAGCTtctgagagaaagggaagaacagCTGCGCCGCCAGGAACGCGACAGAAAGTTCCGTGAGGAGGAACAGCTCCTGCAGGAAAGGGAAGAACAGCTGCGCCGCCAGGAACGCGACAGAAAGTTCCGTGAGGAGGAACAGCTcctgagagaaagggaagaacagCTGCGCCGCCAGGAACGCGACAGAAAGTTCCATGAGGAGGAACAGCTCCTGCGGCAAAGAGAAGAACTGCAGCGCCGCCAGGACCGCGAGCCACAGCTTCGCCAGGAACGCGACAGAAAGTTCCGTGAGGAGGAACAGCTtctgaaagaaagggaagaacagcTGCGCCGCCAGGAGCGCGACAGGAAGTTCCGTGAGGAAGAAGACCTCCTGCGAGAAAGGGAGGAACAGCTGCGCCGCCAGGAGCGCGACAGAAAGTTCCGAGAAGAGGAACAGCTCCTCCGGGAAAGGGAAGAACAGCAGCTGCGCCGTCAGGAACTCGAGGGGGTCTTCTCCCAGGAGGAACAACTGAGGCGCGCCGAGCAAGAGGAAGAACAGAGACgtcagaggcagagagacaggaagTTCCTTGAGGAAGAGCAGAGCCTCCAGCGCCAGCGAGAGGAAGAAAAGCGCCGCGCCCAGGAGCAGGACAGGAAGTTCCTCGAGCAAGAAGAGCAGCTGCACCGCGAGGAGCAGGAAGAGCTGAGGCGCCGGCAGCAGCTAGACCAGCAGTACCGGGCAGAGGAGCAGTTTGCTAAGGAGGAGAAGAGGCGTCGTCAGGAACAAGAATTGAGGCAAGAAGAGCAGAGACGCCGCCAGGAGCGGGAGAGGAAATTCCGGGAAGAAGAACAGCTCCGCCGCCAGCAGCAGGAGGAGCAGAGGCGTCGCCAAGAGCGCGACGTGCAGCAGAGCCGCCGCCAAGTGTGGGAGGAAGACAAGGGCCGCCGGCAGGTCCTGGAGGCTGGCAAGCGGCAGTTTGCCAGTGCCCCGGTGCGCTCCAGCCCGCTCTACGAATACATCCAAGAGCAGAGATCTCAGTACCGCCCTTAA